A genomic region of Chloroflexota bacterium contains the following coding sequences:
- the sufB gene encoding Fe-S cluster assembly protein SufB, translating into MADEAQVLAEIKQEYKYGFRDPEKYVFKARRGLDHEIVDQISDMKGEPDWMREFRHKALDIFLRKPMPTWGADLSEIDFDEIYYYIKPAEKQGKTWDEVPEDIKRTFDRLGIPEAERKFLAGVGAQYESEVVYHSLKEEWEKLGVIFLDTDTALREHPDLFREYFGTVVPPADNKFAALNSAVWSGGSFIYVPKGVHLDIPLQAYFRINAESMGQFERTLIIVDEGASVHYVEGCTAPIYAADSLHSAVVEIIVKAGGRCRYTTIQNWAPNVYNLVTKRAVAYENAVMEWVDGNLGSKVTMKYPAVYMLGEGARAEILSIAFAGRGQHQDAGAKVVHGAPNTSSRVISKSISKDGGRASYRGLLKIVKGATGSRSNVVCDALILDEKSRSDTYPYIEIDEDDVTIEHEATVSKIGEEQLFYLMSRGLAEEEAATMIVSGFIEPMVKELPMEYAVEMNRLIQLQMEGSVG; encoded by the coding sequence ATGGCTGACGAGGCCCAGGTATTGGCGGAGATCAAGCAAGAGTATAAGTACGGCTTTCGTGATCCGGAGAAGTACGTGTTCAAAGCACGCCGGGGGCTGGATCACGAGATCGTAGACCAGATCAGCGACATGAAGGGCGAGCCGGACTGGATGCGCGAGTTCCGGCACAAGGCCCTGGACATATTCCTGCGCAAGCCGATGCCCACCTGGGGGGCGGACCTCAGCGAGATCGATTTCGACGAGATCTACTACTACATCAAGCCGGCCGAGAAGCAGGGTAAGACCTGGGACGAGGTCCCCGAGGATATCAAGCGCACCTTCGACCGGCTCGGGATCCCCGAGGCGGAGCGGAAGTTCCTGGCCGGTGTGGGCGCCCAGTACGAATCCGAGGTCGTCTACCACTCCTTGAAGGAGGAGTGGGAGAAGCTGGGCGTGATCTTCCTGGACACCGACACGGCGCTCCGCGAGCATCCCGATCTGTTCCGGGAATACTTCGGCACGGTGGTCCCGCCGGCGGACAACAAGTTCGCCGCGCTCAACAGCGCCGTATGGTCGGGCGGCTCCTTCATCTACGTGCCCAAGGGCGTGCACCTGGATATCCCGCTCCAGGCATATTTCCGCATCAACGCGGAGAGCATGGGGCAGTTCGAGCGCACCCTGATCATCGTGGACGAGGGCGCCAGCGTGCATTACGTGGAGGGGTGCACGGCCCCCATCTACGCGGCCGACAGCCTGCACAGCGCGGTGGTGGAGATCATCGTGAAGGCCGGGGGCCGCTGCCGCTACACGACCATCCAGAACTGGGCTCCCAACGTCTACAACCTGGTGACCAAGCGAGCCGTGGCCTACGAGAACGCCGTCATGGAGTGGGTCGATGGCAACCTCGGCTCCAAGGTGACGATGAAATACCCGGCCGTGTACATGCTGGGCGAGGGCGCTCGGGCGGAGATCCTGTCCATCGCCTTCGCAGGGCGAGGACAACACCAGGACGCGGGCGCCAAGGTGGTTCATGGGGCACCCAACACCTCCAGCCGCGTCATCTCCAAGTCTATCAGCAAGGACGGCGGCCGCGCGTCCTATCGTGGCCTGCTCAAGATCGTCAAGGGGGCCACGGGCTCCAGGTCCAACGTCGTATGCGACGCCCTCATCCTGGATGAAAAGTCCCGCTCCGACACCTACCCCTACATCGAGATCGACGAGGATGACGTCACCATCGAGCACGAGGCGACGGTGAGCAAGATCGGCGAGGAGCAGCTCTTCTACCTGATGAGTCGCGGCCTGGCCGAGGAGGAGGCGGCGACGATGATCGTGTCCGGCTTCATCGAGCCGATGGTGAAGGAGCTCCCCATGGAATACGCCGTGGAGATGAACCGCCTGATCCAGCTGCAGATGGAAGGCTCGGTCGGATGA
- the sufC gene encoding Fe-S cluster assembly ATPase SufC → MAEKSELVVKDLHVRVEGKEILRGVNLTIRQGEVHALMGPNGSGKSTLAYALMGHPNYEVTEGDILLDGESILDLGPDERARKGIFLAFQYPIAIPGVSLANFLRSAVSTVRGYKDRAREQQTENAVIGSELMPMREFRRELRKKMELLEMDPSFARRYLNDGFSGGEKKRAEILQMAMLEPRFAILDETDSGLDIDALRIVADGVNRLMGPHMGVLIITHYQRILNYIKPDFIHVQLDGRIVTSGGPELALVLEEKGYDWVREAFGDKVTAGK, encoded by the coding sequence ATGGCAGAGAAATCGGAATTGGTGGTAAAGGATCTGCACGTTCGCGTGGAGGGCAAGGAGATCCTTCGAGGTGTCAATCTCACAATCCGACAGGGAGAAGTCCACGCGCTGATGGGCCCCAACGGATCCGGCAAGAGCACGCTGGCCTACGCGCTCATGGGGCACCCCAATTACGAGGTCACCGAGGGCGACATCCTGCTGGATGGCGAGAGCATCCTGGACCTGGGGCCGGATGAGCGGGCCCGCAAGGGCATCTTCCTGGCGTTTCAGTATCCCATCGCTATCCCGGGCGTGAGCCTGGCGAACTTCCTGCGCTCCGCCGTGAGCACCGTCCGCGGCTACAAGGATCGGGCCCGGGAGCAGCAGACCGAAAACGCCGTGATCGGCTCCGAGCTGATGCCCATGCGTGAATTCCGCAGGGAGCTCCGGAAGAAGATGGAGCTGCTGGAGATGGATCCGTCCTTCGCCCGCCGCTACCTGAATGACGGCTTCTCGGGCGGCGAGAAGAAGCGGGCCGAGATCCTGCAGATGGCCATGCTGGAGCCGCGCTTCGCCATCCTGGACGAGACGGACTCCGGGCTGGACATCGACGCGCTGCGCATCGTGGCCGACGGCGTGAATCGCCTGATGGGGCCGCACATGGGCGTGCTCATCATCACCCACTACCAGCGGATCCTCAACTACATCAAGCCGGACTTCATCCACGTCCAGCTCGACGGGCGCATCGTCACCTCGGGCGGGCCCGAGCTCGCGCTGGTCCTGGAGGAGAAGGGATACGATTGGGTTCGCGAGGCTTTTGGGGACAAAGTGACGGCAGGGAAATGA
- a CDS encoding DeoR family transcriptional regulator, with amino-acid sequence MKREESPAMAIIHLLQRRGSASIKEIQAELGVTTTAVRLQLSNLQAEGLVAARTVREGVGRPHYEYYLTEKANRLFACYSDELALLLYEELLEDQGAEKVRELLGRVRDRLAAQYGGQVRGARLQQRVEELASWLDTRGILTEVEAREGGFVLKEYNCPYHGLAQEYRAICEMEQQMIAQLLEAEVSLEQCMMDGHAGCQFNVSHPQPTAD; translated from the coding sequence TTGAAGCGAGAAGAAAGCCCGGCGATGGCGATCATCCACCTGTTGCAGCGCCGGGGAAGCGCCAGCATCAAGGAGATCCAGGCCGAACTCGGGGTGACCACGACGGCGGTCCGCCTGCAACTCTCCAACCTGCAGGCGGAGGGATTGGTGGCCGCCCGCACCGTGCGAGAGGGCGTGGGGCGCCCGCATTACGAATACTATCTCACCGAGAAGGCGAACCGCCTCTTCGCCTGCTACAGCGATGAGCTGGCGTTGCTCCTGTATGAGGAGCTGCTGGAGGACCAGGGTGCGGAGAAGGTCCGAGAGCTCCTGGGGCGCGTTCGCGATCGCCTGGCGGCCCAATACGGCGGCCAGGTGCGAGGGGCCAGGCTACAGCAGCGGGTGGAGGAGCTGGCCTCCTGGCTGGATACCCGCGGCATCCTGACCGAGGTGGAGGCACGAGAGGGCGGCTTCGTGCTGAAGGAGTACAACTGCCCGTATCACGGCCTGGCGCAGGAATACCGGGCCATCTGCGAGATGGAACAGCAGATGATTGCCCAGCTGCTGGAGGCAGAGGTTTCCCTGGAGCAGTGCATGATGGACGGCCATGCGGGATGCCAGTTCAACGTCAGTCACCCGCAGCCGACGGCCGATTGA
- a CDS encoding phosphatase PAP2 family protein — protein MMSAKGAWRFRLLVLAIVLSLVGFGLVALMVRAGRVEAIDRLMPPFPPSVPSWRLLLARGITYTGSTPFVVLWGLCLTWGLWRRRRPRRERVFLWVALVGSSVLNQALKWGFARPRPPQAGWWTHAAGWSFPSGHAMIAVVCYGATAHILGRGRPRPQRIGLYAAALAWAVLIALSRVYLGVHYLTDVIAGVAIGLAWLLLTILLSFVGARSPGALL, from the coding sequence ATGATGTCTGCGAAGGGCGCGTGGCGGTTTCGTCTTCTGGTTTTGGCGATCGTTTTGAGCCTGGTGGGGTTCGGGCTCGTGGCCCTCATGGTGCGAGCGGGGCGCGTCGAGGCCATCGATCGCCTGATGCCGCCGTTCCCTCCATCGGTTCCCTCCTGGAGGCTCCTGCTCGCCCGCGGCATCACCTATACCGGCTCCACGCCCTTCGTGGTTCTGTGGGGGCTGTGCCTCACGTGGGGGCTGTGGCGCCGTCGACGGCCGCGGCGGGAGCGCGTCTTCCTGTGGGTGGCGTTGGTCGGCAGCAGCGTGCTGAACCAGGCGCTCAAGTGGGGCTTCGCCCGGCCGCGCCCTCCGCAGGCGGGCTGGTGGACGCACGCGGCGGGTTGGAGCTTTCCCAGCGGGCATGCCATGATCGCCGTGGTGTGCTACGGCGCGACCGCGCATATCCTCGGGCGTGGCCGGCCGCGCCCCCAGCGGATCGGGTTGTACGCGGCCGCGCTGGCTTGGGCGGTGCTGATCGCGTTGAGCCGTGTGTACCTGGGCGTGCACTACCTCACCGACGTGATCGCCGGCGTTGCCATCGGACTGGCCTGGCTCTTGCTCACGATCCTCCTTTCTTTCGTGGGCGCAAGGTCGCCCGGCGCACTCCTTTGA
- the phnD gene encoding phosphate/phosphite/phosphonate ABC transporter substrate-binding protein, producing the protein MWGLWLVLILLSGCARSDTDPLPFVRLGRLSPLPTVSPEPMPLRVAVAAIVSPKGTVASYQPLLDYLSDRLGRPVELVQRRTYAEVNDLIRRDEVDLAFVCTLAYVQGRREFGMELLAIPQVHGQTVYYSTIIVRADSSAQRFQDLRGAVFAFTDPLSNTGYLYPNVLLKRLDESPATFFRRTFFTYSHDHAIYAVADGVADAAAVDSLVLDYALKRDPTLRRRLRIIHTSPPFGMPPVVVGPGVRPQTKALLREILLSMSDDPQGRRALAALEVDRFVPGRDEDYDLIRSLEIELEAR; encoded by the coding sequence ATTTGGGGTTTGTGGCTTGTTCTGATCCTGTTGAGCGGATGTGCTCGGTCTGATACCGATCCGCTGCCTTTCGTGCGCTTGGGCCGTCTGAGTCCTCTGCCCACGGTCAGTCCGGAGCCCATGCCGCTGCGCGTGGCTGTGGCTGCGATCGTCTCCCCGAAGGGCACGGTGGCCTCGTATCAGCCCCTGCTGGATTACCTGAGCGACCGGCTTGGGCGCCCTGTGGAATTGGTCCAGCGCCGGACGTATGCCGAGGTAAACGATCTTATCCGGCGTGACGAGGTGGATCTGGCCTTCGTTTGCACTTTGGCTTATGTCCAGGGGCGGCGCGAATTCGGAATGGAGCTGCTCGCGATCCCCCAGGTGCACGGCCAGACTGTGTACTATTCGACTATCATCGTGCGCGCTGACTCGTCTGCTCAGCGATTTCAAGATCTTCGCGGTGCTGTCTTTGCCTTCACGGATCCCCTTTCCAATACCGGCTACCTGTATCCGAACGTCTTGCTTAAGCGTTTGGACGAGTCGCCGGCCACCTTCTTCCGCCGCACCTTTTTCACTTATAGCCATGATCATGCTATCTACGCCGTGGCTGACGGGGTGGCGGACGCGGCCGCCGTGGACAGCCTGGTGCTTGATTATGCGCTGAAACGTGATCCGACCTTGAGAAGACGCTTGCGGATCATTCATACCTCCCCGCCTTTCGGCATGCCGCCGGTGGTGGTAGGGCCGGGCGTGCGTCCCCAGACGAAGGCTTTGTTGCGCGAGATCTTGCTGTCCATGTCGGATGATCCCCAGGGGCGGCGGGCGTTGGCGGCTTTGGAGGTGGATCGGTTCGTTCCAGGCCGCGATGAGGATTACGATTTGATTCGGAGCCTGGAGATAGAATTGGAGGCGCGATGA
- a CDS encoding HAMP domain-containing protein has product MRAGLLSFPLAIWQNWRRRAWQIVGGVSIRTKILGIVLAMVVFPGLMVTFQVRSRLVYTLREQLRQQSISVARDVAARSADLVLINDLYALNRLLRDTQAHNPDVRYIFVMDPGGRVLAHTFDGGFPLDLLSVPLSLTDRPHRIQPLLTEEGLIWDTAVPVFEGRAGIARVGLSEQRLWHTVNSVTGQIMLSTLIISLVGVGAASVLTWLLTRPIRELVTAAERIGQGDYSPRVRRWAEDEIGDLAEAFNAMAVRLAQAEAERAERERMRQFYLKRVIRAQEEERRRIARELHDETGQALASLMVGLRNVEEAPTPEEMRYRLQDLRRILATTLDRVRRLAFDLRPSVLDDLGLVAALRRYAQRYRERFGIAAEVEAVGLEDLRLTPEVETTVYRIVQEAMTNAAKYAACAHLSVLLQAHDGQLSVIVEDDGTGFDVEEVFRSEAGQTKLGLYGMQERAELIGGRLDIEARLGTGTSIYLRVPLEGTTRGAQEGMSHGK; this is encoded by the coding sequence ATGAGGGCCGGGCTTCTCTCGTTTCCCCTGGCGATCTGGCAGAACTGGCGTCGGCGGGCCTGGCAGATCGTCGGGGGGGTAAGCATTCGCACCAAGATCCTGGGCATTGTGCTCGCGATGGTGGTGTTCCCGGGGCTGATGGTGACCTTCCAGGTGCGATCCCGATTGGTCTATACCCTCCGGGAGCAATTGCGACAGCAGAGCATCTCCGTAGCTCGAGACGTGGCGGCTCGTAGCGCCGATCTGGTGCTGATCAACGATCTGTACGCTCTGAATCGGCTGTTGCGGGACACACAGGCTCACAACCCGGACGTCCGCTATATTTTCGTTATGGATCCTGGGGGGCGCGTGCTGGCGCATACTTTCGATGGCGGCTTCCCCCTGGACCTGCTGAGCGTGCCCCTCTCGCTGACAGACCGTCCCCATCGCATCCAGCCGCTGCTGACCGAGGAAGGGCTCATATGGGATACCGCCGTGCCGGTTTTTGAGGGGCGCGCTGGTATCGCACGAGTAGGGCTGAGCGAGCAGCGATTGTGGCACACGGTGAATTCGGTGACCGGCCAGATCATGTTGAGCACTCTTATCATCTCTCTGGTCGGTGTGGGGGCGGCTTCCGTGTTGACCTGGCTACTCACACGCCCTATTCGTGAATTGGTGACGGCTGCCGAGCGCATTGGGCAGGGCGATTACTCGCCTCGTGTGCGGCGTTGGGCGGAGGACGAGATTGGGGACCTGGCGGAGGCGTTTAATGCGATGGCCGTTCGGCTGGCCCAGGCGGAGGCCGAGCGCGCGGAACGCGAGCGGATGCGTCAGTTCTACCTCAAGCGGGTGATTCGCGCTCAGGAAGAGGAGCGACGCCGGATCGCGCGAGAGCTTCACGACGAGACCGGGCAGGCCCTCGCCTCGTTGATGGTTGGATTGCGCAATGTCGAGGAGGCGCCGACGCCGGAGGAGATGCGTTATCGCTTGCAGGATCTGCGGCGCATCCTGGCCACTACCCTGGATCGCGTTCGTCGTTTGGCCTTCGACCTTCGCCCTTCCGTTCTGGATGATCTTGGGTTGGTGGCTGCCCTCCGACGCTACGCCCAGCGATACCGAGAGCGCTTTGGTATCGCGGCCGAAGTCGAAGCGGTCGGATTGGAGGACTTGCGTCTGACCCCGGAGGTGGAGACCACGGTTTACCGGATTGTGCAGGAGGCGATGACCAATGCCGCGAAATACGCCGCATGCGCTCACCTCAGCGTGCTTCTGCAGGCGCACGATGGACAGCTTTCCGTGATCGTAGAGGATGATGGCACCGGGTTTGACGTGGAGGAGGTGTTTAGGAGCGAGGCCGGGCAGACCAAGCTGGGGTTATATGGCATGCAGGAAAGGGCGGAGCTTATCGGCGGGCGTTTGGACATCGAGGCGCGGCTGGGAACGGGCACGTCCATCTACCTTCGCGTCCCCCTTGAGGGGACGACCCGTGGCGCGCAGGAGGGGATGAGCCATGGCAAGTGA
- a CDS encoding response regulator transcription factor, protein MASDGRIRVLLADDHAVLRAGLRLLINAQLDMETVGEAQDGLETLRRAEALQPDVILLDLSMPNVGGLSILHELKARVPQGRILVLTMHAEEEYLREALRLGAAGYVVKSAADQELLAAIRAVVRGEVYIHPSMTRSLLDGLLPTPRPAQRDPWQELSEREQQVIRRVAMGYTNREIAQQLYLSVKTVETYRSRAMEKLGLRSRAQLVKYAVQRGLLGE, encoded by the coding sequence ATGGCAAGTGATGGCCGCATTCGTGTGTTGTTGGCCGATGATCACGCTGTGCTGCGGGCGGGGCTGCGGTTGCTCATCAACGCGCAGCTGGATATGGAGACCGTGGGGGAGGCACAGGACGGCCTGGAAACGCTGCGTCGTGCCGAGGCGCTTCAGCCCGATGTGATCCTCCTGGACCTCAGCATGCCCAATGTCGGGGGGCTCTCCATCTTGCACGAGTTGAAAGCTCGCGTACCGCAGGGCCGCATCCTCGTTTTGACCATGCATGCGGAGGAGGAGTATCTGCGTGAGGCCCTGCGCCTGGGAGCGGCAGGCTACGTGGTCAAGTCGGCCGCCGACCAGGAGCTCCTGGCCGCCATTCGCGCGGTCGTCCGAGGCGAGGTGTATATCCATCCCTCCATGACGCGTTCCCTGTTGGATGGTTTGCTGCCCACGCCACGGCCCGCGCAGCGAGATCCTTGGCAGGAGTTGAGCGAGCGTGAGCAGCAAGTCATCCGGCGCGTGGCTATGGGATACACCAATCGGGAGATCGCGCAGCAACTGTATCTGAGCGTCAAGACCGTGGAGACCTATCGCTCCCGAGCCATGGAGAAGCTGGGATTGCGTAGCCGTGCTCAGCTGGTGAAATATGCCGTCCAGCGAGGGCTTCTAGGAGAGTAA
- a CDS encoding 4Fe-4S dicluster domain-containing protein — MPVVQEMENTIIRMMEDLQRALQKPPSERRWGMVIDLTKCVACDACTVSCKAENKTPPGVNYTVVIKEEVGTYPNVREAFLPRPCMHCDNPPCVDVCPVSATWQNEEGVVVVDYDACIGCRYCMTACPYGARNFDFGEWYTEDTPKLAPYETAPTFEYSERRVRSNHESPVGNVRKCHFCLHRVREGLLPACINDCIGRARYFGDLTDPDSLVSELLRERYSFRLKEELGTQPKVFYLS; from the coding sequence ATGCCCGTTGTACAGGAGATGGAAAACACCATTATCCGTATGATGGAGGATTTACAACGGGCCTTGCAGAAGCCCCCCTCGGAACGACGATGGGGTATGGTCATTGATTTGACCAAGTGCGTGGCTTGTGATGCCTGCACGGTCTCCTGTAAGGCTGAGAACAAGACTCCGCCTGGCGTCAACTACACCGTAGTCATCAAGGAGGAGGTGGGCACGTATCCTAACGTGCGTGAGGCGTTTCTCCCTCGGCCGTGTATGCATTGCGATAACCCGCCTTGCGTGGATGTCTGTCCGGTGAGCGCCACTTGGCAGAATGAGGAAGGCGTGGTCGTCGTGGACTACGATGCCTGCATTGGCTGTCGTTACTGCATGACCGCTTGCCCGTATGGTGCCCGGAACTTCGACTTCGGTGAGTGGTATACGGAGGATACGCCGAAGCTGGCTCCCTATGAGACTGCGCCGACCTTCGAGTACAGCGAGAGACGAGTGCGCAGCAACCATGAGTCACCCGTGGGGAATGTGCGTAAGTGCCATTTCTGCTTGCATCGCGTGCGCGAAGGTCTGTTGCCGGCTTGCATTAACGATTGCATCGGCCGGGCCCGCTACTTCGGCGATCTCACCGATCCGGACAGCCTGGTCTCCGAGTTGCTGCGGGAGCGCTACTCCTTCCGCCTGAAAGAAGAGCTGGGCACACAACCCAAAGTCTTCTACCTTTCATAA
- the nrfD gene encoding polysulfide reductase NrfD translates to MKNNRGLYWAYWVVVVVMLMLGGVGLYWRLTAGHRLANYGQLIVWGLWVAMYIYFIGLSAGAFLISALVYAFGVERFRPIARLALFTALISLLMALLHIWFDLGHMSRFYEVYTRPNPLSMMAWMVWLYTGYFVLLLAEFWFDIRQDLIRWSEKPGVVGMVSRILALGSKDLSPESRRRDEKATRVLGTVGVPLAIMFHGGVGALFGVVAARPAWHSGLFPLIFLVSALVSGGGLLMAFYALLAPDRGTLEHRSLMEDMAKLVLGLVLLDLLFTFAEYSIALYGAIPGDVAPLIAAMFGPFWYVFWIGQVGLGFVIPIILLGWKRTRRSPFWVGVAGLAIVLAFVGVRLNIVVPPLSVPEIRGLVEAVPSSRMTTLYVPSVMEWFLSLGIIGFGMALYAIGYRLLPVQPRAVKEV, encoded by the coding sequence ATGAAGAACAACAGAGGATTGTACTGGGCGTATTGGGTTGTGGTGGTGGTCATGTTGATGCTGGGAGGCGTGGGATTGTACTGGCGCTTAACCGCAGGCCATCGCCTGGCCAATTACGGACAGCTGATCGTTTGGGGCCTGTGGGTGGCGATGTACATCTACTTCATAGGCCTGTCGGCCGGGGCCTTTCTCATCTCTGCCCTGGTCTACGCCTTTGGGGTAGAGCGCTTTCGGCCCATTGCCCGCCTGGCTTTGTTCACGGCTTTGATCTCCCTCCTGATGGCGCTGCTGCACATCTGGTTCGATCTGGGACACATGAGTCGCTTTTACGAAGTGTATACCCGTCCCAATCCCCTCTCGATGATGGCCTGGATGGTGTGGCTATACACCGGTTATTTCGTTCTTTTGTTGGCGGAGTTCTGGTTTGACATCCGGCAGGATCTGATTCGGTGGAGTGAAAAGCCTGGGGTGGTGGGCATGGTCAGCCGCATCCTGGCCCTGGGGAGCAAGGATCTTTCCCCTGAGAGCCGCCGCCGGGATGAGAAGGCAACGCGCGTATTGGGCACTGTTGGCGTTCCCCTGGCCATCATGTTCCATGGCGGCGTGGGCGCTCTCTTCGGCGTGGTAGCTGCTCGGCCGGCCTGGCATAGCGGGTTGTTCCCGCTTATCTTCTTGGTCTCCGCTCTGGTCTCCGGGGGAGGGCTGCTGATGGCCTTCTATGCCCTTCTGGCTCCCGATCGAGGCACGCTGGAGCATCGGAGCTTGATGGAAGATATGGCCAAACTGGTGTTAGGCCTGGTCCTCTTGGATCTCCTGTTCACCTTCGCCGAGTATTCCATCGCCTTGTACGGTGCCATCCCCGGTGACGTAGCTCCTTTGATAGCCGCCATGTTCGGCCCCTTCTGGTACGTCTTCTGGATCGGACAGGTGGGGTTGGGGTTCGTCATCCCGATCATCTTATTGGGATGGAAGCGAACCCGTCGGTCTCCCTTCTGGGTGGGCGTGGCTGGCCTGGCCATCGTGCTGGCCTTTGTGGGCGTGCGCTTGAACATCGTCGTTCCGCCTCTCTCCGTGCCGGAGATCAGAGGGTTGGTAGAGGCCGTGCCCTCCTCCCGCATGACCACCCTGTATGTACCTAGCGTGATGGAATGGTTCCTGAGCCTCGGCATCATTGGCTTCGGCATGGCCCTCTACGCGATCGGATACCGTTTACTACCCGTTCAGCCTCGGGCGGTGAAGGAGGTATGA